One region of Prinia subflava isolate CZ2003 ecotype Zambia chromosome 6, Cam_Psub_1.2, whole genome shotgun sequence genomic DNA includes:
- the CMKLR2 gene encoding chemerin-like receptor 2, with the protein MTFEDFENYSYFYDLSEEDESPQSSLSIAHIISLFFYSVAFLLGVPGNAIVIWFMGFKWDKSVSTLWFLNLAIADFIFVLFLPLYITYVAMGFHWPFGKWLCKMNSFIALLNMFASVFFLTFISLDRYIRLVHPVFSYKYRTVKNTLLLSGVIWMSAAIIGGPALYFRDTATVLNNVTICYNNFHVHDRELILLTHHILIWVRLAFGYLFPLVTMVICYSLLIVKVKRRTVLTSSRLFWTIIAVVVAFFVCWTPYHIFSIVELSAHHDENLHDLLQDGIPLSTGLGFINSCLNPILYVLISKKFQAQVKSTVSEVLKLALWEVSRSGTVSEQLWSSDNAPVHCCETAQ; encoded by the coding sequence ATGACATTTGAAGATTTTGAGAACTACTCTTATTTCTACGATCTGTCTGAGGAAGATGAGTCACCCCAGTCCTCCCTCAGCATTGCCCATatcatttcccttttcttttataGTGTGGCATTTCTTCTGGGAGTGCCAGGTAATGCCATTGTCATCTGGTTTATGGGCTTTAAGTGGGATAAATCAGTTTCCACACTCTGGTTCCTGAATCTAGCCATTGCAGATTTCATCTTTGTTCTCTTCCTGCCCCTTTATATTACATACGTGGCAATGGGCTTCCACTGGCCTTTTGGGAAGTGGCTCTGCAAAATGAACTCATTCATTGCACTGCTGAATATGTTTGCCAGTGTTTTCTTCCTGACATTCATCAGCCTTGACCGCTACATCCGTCTTGTCCACCCAGTCTTTTCCTACAAGTACAGGACTGTAAAGAACACCCTCCTTCTGAGTGGGGTCATTTGGATGTCAGCTGCAATTATTGGTGGCCCTGCCTTATACTTTAGAGACACAGCTACAGTTCTCAACAATGTCACCATTTGCTACAACAACTTCCATGTGCATGACAGAGAACTTATTTTGCTGACACATCACATTCTCATTTGGGTGAGGCTTGCATTTGGTTACCTCTTTCCTTTAGTGACAATGGTCATTTGCTACTCACTGCTGATTGTCAAAGTGAAGAGGAGAACTGTATTGACTTCTAGCAGGCTTTTCTGGACCATCATTGCTGTAGTTGTAGCTTTTTTTGTCTGCTGGACACCATATCATATATTCAGCATTGTGGAGCTGTCTGCTCACCATGATGAGAACTTGCATGACTTACTACAGGATGGCATTCCCCTCTCCACTGGCCTTGGTTTCATCAACAGCTGCCTCAACCCAATCCTCTACGTTCTGATTAGCAAGAAGTTCCAAGCGCAGGTGAAGAGCACAGTGTCTGAGGTGCTGAAGCTGGCCCTGTGGGAGGTGAGCCGCTCGGGGACGGTCAGcgagcagctctggagctcagaCAACGCGCCTGTGCACTGCTGTGAAACTGCCCAGTGA